The Tigriopus californicus strain San Diego chromosome 10, Tcal_SD_v2.1, whole genome shotgun sequence region CCCGGATTCTTCAATCATGCTCTcaaatggccaaggccaaaacgTAGGCGTCTATGGTAATACAGTTCCAATTTAACACCTTCAATGGCAATGATTTCTTACTCTCTGTTGTCAGCCAAATCCAACACTCCTTCACATATTCTTTCAACGAGCAACTGGCGGAAATGAGTTCCGGAAGAGAGCAAACGAAATATCAggttctttattttctttcttatcCTTAGCTTGAGAAGGTTTCCCAAAAGCTGACTTGCTTTGTGGATAGGGTTATTTTGACACCTGTCCGTTGTCACTGTCATGGAGGATCCGTTGCCATCGGGGCATAGTCAGTCTCGCCATCGCGGCCTTGTGTTCCAGACGGGCCTTGACGGCAATTGGTAATGGCAATGACATGAAGTCTGTGCGGTTGTCAGGCTTGTAATCGTCCAACGCCGGAGCTGTTTCAAGAATGGATAGAATAGTTTTGGATTGGGCCATTTTGGACATGATCATGTGTTCAGCTCGTTTGGACTCAAGGGCACGCCTATTAAACGACATGAATTCCAATTGTGCCCTGTGGTGAAGCTCTTGGAGCTCTGTTGGGTCCATGGGAGGTACCTGGTAGATAAGGAATGGTTATGGAGAAGTGAAATTCGTCTTTGATTCGGATGCCGTCGACATACTTGATGGTTTTGTTGCCATAGCTCGATCTCGTCTTGATAACGACGAATCCTGTCTTCGGTCAATGTGGACGGAATCATAAGCGATTGAAGCCAAATGGGGCGTTTCCTTTGTTTTCTCAGCCACTTTCGTATTGCTATTTGAATTTTAATTGCCGCCATTTCCTGACGAGTGGTCCATTGAAAGTCATCTTGCCTTGAAGTCGTGAGGTCCTGAAAGAGATCATGGTTAATGGTTTGTGGCTGATCGCAGTTGAAATATGAACTTTTTAATTAACCTGTTGAGGATAGCGTGTCggcttcttttgaaattgccGAGGCTCTTGCTTCGCCTCAAGTAAGTCCTGAAATTGTCGTTCAGCTTTCATTCGGTTTTGTACGATTTCCTCGTACATCCCTTGGAATTGAAGCTCCGAGTTCTGAAGACGTTCTCTCATAAAGCGTTCCTTGGTCAAGAGGCGTTTCCTGAAATGAGCAATAGTATGTCCGAGGGTATGGCTGATACGTATTAGATATCACTTCAGCCACACGCAGTCTCACCTGTAAAGGTTTTGGAGATTGGTAAAGCCTTTTCGGATGGAAAGCCATCTCTTGTGTTGAAATATCCCTCGCCACCACGTTTGAATCTTGGTTGCGGCAGCCCTCTGATTGTCACGGTTTTGAAGTGACTGGCCCTCTTCTTGTAGAACTTGCACCATGTCGTTGACCTCTTTAACCTCAAAAATGTTATGAAGCAAGCGGGAAGATGTTTCAACCGAGGGGTTTATCCTTAGCGCTGTCTGCATTATATCCCCATTCCGTGGGTCATGTAAAGCTAGGActattttggacaaaatggaaACCAATTCCTTGCAATGGCCAACTTGTGAAACATTTGGTCTGTCGGGATCTTCATTAGCGAGGATGTCGGCTACATTTACCAAGTGGCCGAAGGTTGTCGTGATAATGTTGATTGCACCTGAAACCTGGCAAAATgatggaatttgaaaactgtGAAACACAACCCCTAATCAGCCTTTCAAGAACCATTCCGCTCTACCAAATCTAATTATTTGATGGATCAAATGATAAGAATAAAGTATCGTCATGATTCTCCAAGGGGAGTAGGAAGGTGCATTTTGACggaatattcaaaatgtttacTAAACGAATAAAGTTTAATTCATTAATCGATAAGGGTTGGGAAAATTAATGCTTTTATCGCCCAAGTAATGCAATGCTTGATCAAGTAACTAGGACTCTACACGGTAGTCTCAAATTAACGTCCCCTAATCTTCAACTGCATTTCCGCATCTTATTAAGCCAAAGAGATTTAGTAATAGTATCAACAAGAGTTTTTGTTAAAAAGGCCATTATACTCACTGTGTGACCATTAATCATACACGTAGTTTCcaagaattgttttttttttgtaatgccattgaaaattaaGACTAAGCACTTAATCCTGAAAAAACTTCAGACGGCTTCCACACGACCAGTTCTATTTTCTTTTAAGGTAAGGTAATATTAGCATTTCTACCTCTCTGCATTTacagagagcaaaaaaaatcttacccAACCAAGCCCAATCCTTCGCAATGGAgtaattttatttcaatttcttcaaaaacttgtaCTGTGACCAAAACTTGTGCATGCATTTACTACATACTATAACACAGGTTGGAGATATGTTTGATGTTAAAAAGGTTACTCAAGAGCGACCATTGTCGTAGCCTGGAAATATTTTGAGCAGAACCGATTCCAGTTCATGGTTAACTCGaatttcttcatctttgagaTCGTTGCGACAAGAAGGACATTGAGTCCATTCCGATTTAAAGGCTCTCTTTAGACAGGAGTGACAAATATTATGCCCACATGAAGTCGTTATAGGCTTGAATATAACATCTTGACAACAAAGGCATTGGaaattttcttccactttgttggtaaagtcaaatttggttcGGAGCTCAGTTTGCTTGACATCGTCCCAAAGCTTTGAATTGCGTTTGTCCAAAGCCATGAGACTTAGAATGTCTGCGTCAATGTTGTATTTTGTGGTTTTCTTGAAGCGTTTGATGGCCGGAGTAATTAACGTCGGTTTTGCTTTCGTCATGTCAGCAAAATCGTCTTCGTCGAGTCCATCAGATGAGTTTCCTCTCGTTCTTTTCGTGCCTTGGCGGATGTTGGGGTTTGCCTTCAAATCTTTGGACTTTGCTTTCTCTGCCATTGCTTCAAGGTGACCTTCCGGGTAAATACAGGTGAAGCCATTTCGTTCTATTAATGCCCTCCCTTCTTTAGTCCAAGGGGCAGGGGTGTTATCGTCCCGTCTGAAGAGGTATCGCCAAACGATGTAACCACTTCTTCCCTTTTCTGGCCAGTATTTGACGACTTTGTAAATTCCGTCATATCGACACCCCTCCTGGGGAGCATACGCAGAGTGCTTCTTTAGCTTCTCAGATCGAACAACCCGTATGGGTTTGCCTTTGCGCCAATTTTTTGCCTCCCCGCCCTTCTCCTTGTCCACTTTACAGTCACATGAGACAGCGATGGCCAGATTAGTCTTGTCCAGGACTTGATCGAAGGATTGTTCCGCCGTTCGTTTATTACCGCTCAGGTCACGCCCTCCGGCacctacaaaaaaaatgagtgcAAGTCACCAAGTTACAGATGGTTCCAAACTGTTCCAACCGATCCCACATTACCTGTATAGTAAAACTCGTCACCATTATCGACGTCATCCTCGTAGCCTCCAGCTAATACTATTGAAAATGCTCCTTCGGTAGGGCGTCCCGCAATGCCAGCCACAGGTGGCCTATGAACCCCTTGCTCACTCATCTTTAGTGGAGAAAAATCAGCTCATCAGCATCTATTCATTCGATCACTACCGAGGAAACTTGCTTTCTCACCTGCAATCTGTACTTCCAACACATGCCCACCTCAACCCCTGGAATGGGTCCAAAATGGTTGCTGGGCACTTTGGTACAGCTTTTGGTTCGACCAGCTGTGGCCATGCCCTTGCCCCAATCCCGGTTCGACTTATTTTGATAAGAAGGCATTCTAGATTTCTTCAACGAAGCCTTGAGTTTCGCTCCGGGGGCGACAATTTCGCTTTCGTCGTTCTTACACTCCGGACAATACCAATCTCCATCGGGAATGGTTTCCAGAGGTGGGTCAAGACAAAATATGTGATAGCAGTACTCGCATTCGTCGCACATTAGGTTCAATTCGGGTCGTTCTTTGCCTCGACAAATCTTACAACCGCATTCGCCGCATTTCTTCTTCGGATTATCATTGCATTGTTTGCATTCCACCACCAGATCTTTTGGGTCCCCATGATAAATATCTTGAATATCTATAGCCTTCTCCTCTGGCTCCGGAGAAtcaaattgtccattttgagGCGCATTTTCCTTGACATCCTCGTTGATTCCGAGTCTAAATATTTCTTTCTCGTTTCGGGGGAGCTCCAAGCGCTCCAGAACATCCACAAGACAATTGACATCCACACCGTAGTCAATTAAGGTGTAATCATCGTCCAATTGTTTGCCCTTGGCGATTAACCGTTGTCTTTTGGGCTCCACGCCAGTTTtgtcttgaattttcttccGCAAAGAGCGAATGGTGGACATTTTACTGATATCCGGGAGTAAATAGATCTGCCCGCCATGGCGAATCTTGATATGCATTTTGAGGCACGGGGACACGTTTTGAGGACAATACAAACACCTTTTTCGACTGACTTAGTTCCTATTTCCACCCACTCAACAATGTCAAGATTGTCAATCGATATGTCACTTCTGACGCAATTTGTTATAATGTCATGATTATTTATATCATATTCCCGAAACGTATTTCGGTTTGAAAGAAGAGTTGCTGGAACAGTGTGCCGTGTCAATATCCTGGATGTTGGAACAAACCACAACGAGATGCACGTTCAAGCTTATGAGAGTTGGCGCGAATTCGCTGCGTTTGGCGGGAACACACTTGGCAAATAAATGACAGAGTTGACACTGATCTACAAAGCTGGGACATTGCAAGTTTCTCTGTCCCTTCGAGTTTTTAGCCGAAGTTCACACCTTCATTGGATTGATATTGTAGATTTGTGAGTGGTTGCTATGAAACTTAGATAATTCTGATGAATGGTCAAGTTTTATGAATCAATGACACCAATGTCGTTTGAAAAGTAAATCAATGTGAACTGAAAACCCAGGGTAATTTGTTTTCACAAGGTTCaccttttcaaagttcaaaaaatggaatacaaAGCTTTAAACCAAGTTACTCTTGTTTTAAACCATCACATTTTGGTGAACTTTTGATGCAATAAAATAAAGCCAAACTTATGATACATCTATGGCATATTCTATTCAATATTGTTATGGTCAATCTGCATACCCGTGTGGCACTTATCGATAactatttcatatttttagtTCAGATATGCTAGGCCGGACCAACAAAAATAGAGCACACTTTAAACAAGGTAAGTAACCAATACTGCAATCCACGTTATCGCCGGGTCTCTAGCGTTCTCAAGTTGGTTATTCCTCTTTTTTAGATCAGTGGTGAAGCATCTGACTGATTGCATTGGTCGGTTAACccagagagaaacgaaaatgGTGGCCGAATTCAGTGTTCGTTTCTTACATTTCCAGACATGTTTATGAAAGTTAGTGAATGTGAAATCGTTCATTTTGACATGTGGGATTGAGATTGAACAAATGCCCAGTCCTCAATGCGACGATGAGTGCCAACGCGAAACAACGAGTAATAATGAAAGCCACCGGCTATTTGGGATTTGCA contains the following coding sequences:
- the LOC131889661 gene encoding IQ calmodulin-binding motif-containing protein 1-like — encoded protein: MIGRDVTSVCHALMALQSQYLNFQESSSSNPARKQEALQDYNEICLDAKAKATVSSKYAKLLISDAGFQEAMKVTEVPLAQPLLDLLLSTFRTHDVLATDLTHEVSGAINIITTTFGHLVNVADILANEDPDRPNVSQVGHCKELVSILSKIVLALHDPRNGDIMQTALRINPSVETSSRLLHNIFEVKEVNDMVQVLQEEGQSLQNRDNQRAAATKIQTWWRGIFQHKRWLSIRKGFTNLQNLYRKRLLTKERFMRERLQNSELQFQGMYEEIVQNRMKAERQFQDLLEAKQEPRQFQKKPTRYPQQDLTTSRQDDFQWTTRQEMAAIKIQIAIRKWLRKQRKRPIWLQSLMIPSTLTEDRIRRYQDEIELWQQNHQVPPMDPTELQELHHRAQLEFMSFNRRALESKRAEHMIMSKMAQSKTILSILETAPALDDYKPDNRTDFMSLPLPIAVKARLEHKAAMARLTMPRWQRILHDSDNGQVSK
- the LOC131889657 gene encoding E3 ubiquitin-protein ligase UHRF1-like codes for the protein MHIKIRHGGQIYLLPDISKMSTIRSLRKKIQDKTGVEPKRQRLIAKGKQLDDDYTLIDYGVDVNCLVDVLERLELPRNEKEIFRLGINEDVKENAPQNGQFDSPEPEEKAIDIQDIYHGDPKDLVVECKQCNDNPKKKCGECGCKICRGKERPELNLMCDECEYCYHIFCLDPPLETIPDGDWYCPECKNDESEIVAPGAKLKASLKKSRMPSYQNKSNRDWGKGMATAGRTKSCTKVPSNHFGPIPGVEVGMCWKYRLQMSEQGVHRPPVAGIAGRPTEGAFSIVLAGGYEDDVDNGDEFYYTGAGGRDLSGNKRTAEQSFDQVLDKTNLAIAVSCDCKVDKEKGGEAKNWRKGKPIRVVRSEKLKKHSAYAPQEGCRYDGIYKVVKYWPEKGRSGYIVWRYLFRRDDNTPAPWTKEGRALIERNGFTCIYPEGHLEAMAEKAKSKDLKANPNIRQGTKRTRGNSSDGLDEDDFADMTKAKPTLITPAIKRFKKTTKYNIDADILSLMALDKRNSKLWDDVKQTELRTKFDFTNKVEENFQCLCCQDVIFKPITTSCGHNICHSCLKRAFKSEWTQCPSCRNDLKDEEIRVNHELESVLLKIFPGYDNGRS